In a genomic window of Coprococcus eutactus:
- the atpF gene encoding F0F1 ATP synthase subunit B has protein sequence MIDIEFSTIAFTIINLIVLFLLLKKFLIGPINDVIKKREDMIAGNISDANNQKAEAMKLKAQYEDTLAGVDAECRELREKSRVEAKNEYSRIIDQADAKSVKMIKDAEKTIEIKQNKALSDMQSQIAELAMAAAGKIVGGEGDAASAGSAMYDDFLNEVNKAGDSGDAEGN, from the coding sequence ATGATTGATATAGAATTTTCTACAATAGCATTCACCATTATCAACTTAATAGTTCTGTTTCTTCTTTTGAAGAAGTTCTTGATTGGACCGATCAACGATGTCATCAAGAAGAGAGAAGATATGATCGCTGGCAATATATCGGATGCCAACAATCAGAAGGCTGAAGCGATGAAGCTCAAGGCACAGTATGAGGATACCCTTGCAGGGGTTGATGCAGAGTGCAGAGAACTTCGAGAGAAATCCCGTGTGGAGGCCAAGAATGAGTATAGCCGTATTATAGATCAGGCTGATGCAAAGTCAGTCAAGATGATAAAGGATGCGGAGAAGACCATAGAGATCAAGCAGAACAAGGCACTTTCTGATATGCAGTCACAGATCGCAGAGCTTGCAATGGCAGCAGCCGGCAAGATAGTGGGCGGTGAAGGTGATGCGGCATCAGCAGGTTCAGCCATGTATGATGACTTTTTAAATGAAGTGAATAAAGCAGGTGATTCAGGTGACGCAGAAGGCAATTAA
- a CDS encoding HAD domain-containing protein, producing the protein MNVVFFDVDGVLNSEKFLCDKQGEFINPKNVANLKMIVDATQAKLVMTSDWRKQVIDKDVSKAHVRELIGRLADAGLEVYGATPSGDELRNKYGNYTRACAVKEYVTANSVEGYVILDDMDMDWEIHGLDSHWINTENVLVGLTEADARNAVSIING; encoded by the coding sequence ATGAATGTAGTATTTTTTGATGTAGACGGCGTACTGAATTCAGAAAAATTCCTGTGTGATAAACAAGGGGAGTTTATAAATCCAAAGAATGTGGCGAATCTTAAAATGATAGTTGATGCCACACAGGCTAAGCTGGTTATGACCAGTGACTGGAGAAAACAGGTGATCGATAAGGATGTCAGTAAAGCACATGTAAGAGAACTGATAGGCAGACTTGCTGATGCTGGATTGGAAGTTTATGGGGCAACTCCTTCAGGGGATGAACTTAGAAACAAGTATGGCAATTATACCAGAGCATGTGCGGTCAAGGAGTATGTGACCGCCAATTCCGTGGAAGGATATGTCATATTGGATGACATGGATATGGACTGGGAGATTCATGGTCTTGATTCTCATTGGATCAATACGGAGAATGTACTTGTGGGGTTGACTGAGGCAGATGCCAGGAATGCTGTTTCCATAATAAATGGATAA
- the fabF gene encoding beta-ketoacyl-ACP synthase II: MKRVVVTGMGAVTPIGNSVEEFWENIKKNTVGIGEITKFDVSDYKCKLAAEVKNFDPKQYMDPKAARRMEPFCQYAIAATGEAIKDAGLDLEKEDRTRIGTCIGNGLGGVATIEKEHKKVVEGKANRVSVMMVPMMISNMAAGNVAIQFGLEGKCTDIVTACATGTNSIGEAYRYIQAGEADVMVAGGAESPICETNVSGFISMTALSSAEDPMRASIPFDKDRCGFVIAEGAGVVVLESLEHAQARGAQILAEVVGYGSTCDAYHITSPKEDGSGAGRAMKLAMEEAGISPADVDYINAHGTSTHHNDLFETRAIKYAMGDDAYNVNINSTKSMIGHLFGAAGAVEFITCVKSIEDSYIHPTVGLRETEGEMDLNYTMGEGVHKDITYALSNSLGFGGHNASILVKKFEA; encoded by the coding sequence ATGAAGAGAGTTGTTGTAACAGGAATGGGTGCAGTTACACCTATAGGAAACAGTGTAGAAGAGTTCTGGGAGAATATAAAGAAGAATACAGTTGGAATCGGAGAGATCACCAAGTTTGATGTCAGCGATTACAAGTGCAAGCTTGCCGCTGAGGTGAAAAACTTTGATCCAAAGCAGTACATGGATCCAAAGGCAGCAAGACGTATGGAGCCATTTTGTCAGTATGCCATAGCAGCTACAGGCGAGGCGATCAAGGATGCAGGTCTTGACCTTGAGAAGGAAGACAGAACAAGGATAGGAACATGTATAGGAAACGGACTTGGCGGTGTGGCAACCATAGAGAAGGAGCACAAGAAGGTCGTAGAGGGCAAAGCGAACAGGGTCAGTGTAATGATGGTTCCTATGATGATATCCAACATGGCTGCGGGTAATGTTGCAATACAGTTTGGTCTTGAGGGCAAATGTACAGACATAGTTACAGCCTGTGCTACAGGAACAAACTCTATAGGAGAGGCATACAGATATATACAGGCAGGAGAGGCAGATGTCATGGTAGCCGGAGGCGCTGAGTCACCTATCTGCGAGACAAATGTATCAGGATTTATATCAATGACAGCGCTTTCAAGCGCAGAGGATCCAATGAGAGCATCCATACCATTTGACAAGGATAGATGCGGATTTGTAATTGCCGAGGGTGCCGGCGTGGTAGTACTTGAATCCCTTGAGCATGCACAGGCGAGAGGTGCTCAGATACTTGCTGAGGTAGTAGGTTATGGCTCAACATGTGACGCATATCACATCACATCCCCTAAGGAGGATGGAAGCGGCGCAGGTCGTGCCATGAAGCTTGCCATGGAAGAGGCAGGAATCTCACCTGCTGACGTTGACTATATCAATGCTCATGGAACAAGCACGCATCACAATGATCTGTTTGAGACGAGAGCTATCAAGTATGCTATGGGCGATGATGCATACAATGTGAATATCAATTCCACAAAGTCTATGATAGGACATCTGTTTGGAGCTGCCGGTGCAGTTGAGTTCATCACATGCGTGAAGTCCATAGAGGATTCATACATCCATCCAACAGTTGGTCTCCGTGAGACTGAGGGTGAAATGGATCTTAACTATACAATGGGTGAGGGTGTTCATAAGGACATTACATATGCACTCAGCAACTCACTGGGATTTGGCGGACACAACGCAAGTATCCTTGTAAAGAAGTTTGAGGCATAG
- the atpE gene encoding ATP synthase F0 subunit C, which translates to MNGLLAIGAGIAALVGLGAGLGIGLATSKAVEAVARQPEADGKITKLLIIGCALAEATAIYGFVIGLLAIILLK; encoded by the coding sequence ATGAACGGATTATTAGCAATTGGAGCAGGTATAGCAGCATTAGTAGGACTTGGAGCAGGACTTGGAATCGGCCTTGCAACATCAAAGGCAGTTGAGGCTGTAGCAAGACAGCCGGAGGCAGACGGAAAGATCACAAAGCTTCTTATCATCGGTTGTGCCCTTGCAGAGGCAACAGCTATCTACGGTTTCGTTATCGGACTTCTTGCAATCATTCTTCTTAAATAA
- a CDS encoding XRE family transcriptional regulator: protein MGDYYDIGYRLKDVMAEKGVTISQLADMTGISEDTIKAIRSGKTKSPGIQLMISIADALGCTMDGFLHRQSLTHEELYLLSKFRTLNIHGKNMVMLMADSEDHMQRQLPGRNSTASTRKIPCISSTHTLASNTDYSTHATEFIDMPADYFPTADYCLRLTTNMLHPIYMKDDLLAVEKDFPRLGDIAVFLNEDGVEMIRKYTERDGSPYLEAVSRCDKSIYLTSDIICLGTILGIIRLQDTRMPPIS from the coding sequence ATGGGAGATTATTACGATATAGGATACAGACTCAAAGATGTCATGGCTGAAAAAGGTGTAACTATCAGCCAACTTGCCGATATGACTGGCATTTCTGAGGATACGATAAAAGCAATCAGGAGCGGCAAGACCAAGAGTCCGGGAATACAGCTTATGATTTCTATTGCGGATGCACTAGGCTGCACCATGGACGGTTTTCTGCATCGCCAGAGTCTGACACACGAAGAGCTCTATCTTCTGAGCAAATTCAGGACTCTCAACATACATGGCAAGAACATGGTCATGCTCATGGCGGACTCTGAGGACCACATGCAGCGCCAGCTTCCAGGCAGGAATTCCACTGCCAGCACACGAAAGATACCATGTATCTCGTCAACTCACACGCTGGCTTCCAACACCGACTACTCTACACACGCAACAGAATTCATAGACATGCCTGCTGATTATTTTCCAACAGCAGATTATTGCCTGCGCCTCACCACTAACATGCTTCATCCTATATATATGAAGGATGACTTACTTGCAGTGGAGAAGGATTTTCCAAGATTGGGTGACATCGCAGTATTTCTCAACGAGGACGGCGTTGAGATGATCCGCAAGTACACCGAGCGCGACGGTTCACCATACCTTGAAGCTGTCAGCAGATGTGACAAATCCATTTATCTCACCAGCGACATCATATGCCTCGGAACTATCCTTGGCATAATCAGACTTCAGGACACCCGGATGCCGCCTATTTCTTAA
- the atpA gene encoding F0F1 ATP synthase subunit alpha yields MSSISSEDIISILKEEIENYDFDSRDKEVGKVIYVGDGIVTVYGIDNAMYGEIVVFENGVKGMVQDIRRTEIGCILFGRDTGIKEGTKVSRTGKRAGIPVGDAFVGRIVDALGAPIDGKGSIETTDYRPIENPAPSIVDRKSVNQPLQTGILSIDAMFPIGRGQRELIIGDRQTGKTSIAIDTILNQKGKDVICVYVAIGQKASTIAKVVNNLNKYDAMDYTIVVASTASDSAPLQYIAPYSGTAIAEYFMHKGKDVLIVYDDLSKHAVAYRTLSLLLGRSPGREAYPGDVFYLHSRLLERSSKLKDELGGGSITALPIIETQAGDVSAYIPTNVISITDGQIFLESDLFFSGMRPAVNVGLSVSRVGGAAQTKAMKKAAGSIRIDLAQYREMEVFTQFSSDLDENTKEQLQYGKGLMELLKQPLCNPLSMAEEVIILVAATNKVFLPVEVSEIKKKKLEMLEFFHSAHKDIVDEIEEKQVLTDELKDKIVAAAKEFIER; encoded by the coding sequence TTGAGTTCAATTAGTTCAGAGGATATTATTTCTATACTCAAAGAAGAGATAGAGAATTATGATTTTGACTCCAGGGACAAAGAAGTCGGCAAGGTCATCTATGTAGGTGATGGAATTGTAACCGTATACGGTATAGACAATGCCATGTACGGAGAGATCGTCGTCTTTGAGAATGGCGTCAAAGGTATGGTTCAGGATATCAGAAGAACAGAGATAGGATGTATTCTGTTCGGTCGTGATACAGGAATCAAGGAAGGAACAAAGGTCAGCAGAACAGGCAAGCGTGCAGGTATCCCTGTAGGCGATGCATTTGTCGGACGTATAGTTGATGCTCTTGGAGCACCTATAGATGGAAAGGGCAGCATAGAGACAACTGATTATCGCCCTATTGAGAATCCGGCACCAAGCATAGTTGATCGTAAGTCGGTCAACCAGCCACTTCAGACAGGAATCCTCTCAATAGATGCCATGTTCCCTATAGGTAGAGGACAGAGAGAGCTGATCATAGGAGACAGACAGACAGGTAAGACATCCATAGCGATAGATACCATTTTGAATCAGAAGGGTAAGGATGTCATCTGTGTATATGTGGCTATAGGCCAGAAGGCTTCAACCATAGCAAAGGTTGTAAACAACCTGAATAAATACGATGCGATGGACTACACGATAGTCGTTGCATCTACAGCAAGTGATTCAGCACCACTTCAGTATATCGCGCCTTATTCAGGCACAGCGATCGCGGAGTATTTCATGCATAAGGGCAAGGATGTGCTGATCGTGTACGATGATCTGTCAAAGCACGCAGTTGCTTACAGAACATTGTCACTGCTTCTCGGACGTTCACCAGGACGTGAAGCATATCCTGGAGATGTATTCTATCTCCATTCAAGACTTCTTGAGAGATCAAGTAAGCTTAAGGATGAGCTGGGCGGAGGTTCCATCACAGCACTTCCTATTATCGAGACACAGGCAGGTGATGTATCTGCTTATATACCTACAAATGTCATATCTATCACAGATGGACAGATATTCCTCGAGAGCGATCTGTTCTTCTCAGGTATGAGACCTGCTGTCAACGTTGGTCTGTCGGTATCACGAGTTGGTGGTGCAGCGCAGACGAAAGCGATGAAGAAGGCCGCAGGAAGTATCCGTATCGATCTGGCACAGTACAGAGAGATGGAGGTGTTCACACAGTTCAGTTCAGATCTGGATGAGAACACCAAGGAACAGCTGCAGTACGGCAAGGGACTTATGGAGCTTTTAAAGCAGCCTCTGTGCAATCCGCTGTCAATGGCAGAGGAGGTTATCATCCTGGTAGCAGCTACAAATAAAGTATTCCTTCCAGTAGAGGTTTCGGAGATCAAGAAGAAGAAACTTGAGATGCTTGAGTTCTTCCACAGTGCCCACAAGGATATCGTGGATGAGATCGAGGAGAAGCAGGTGCTTACTGATGAGCTGAAGGACAAGATAGTCGCAGCTGCTAAGGAGTTTATCGAGAGATAG
- the fabG gene encoding 3-oxoacyl-[acyl-carrier-protein] reductase, producing MLKDKVAVVTGAGRGIGREIAKTFAGYGAKVVVNFNGSEERANSLVEEIKAEGGEAVAFKANVADFAEAEALMKFAVTTYGRIDILVNNAGITRDNLVLGMKEADFDDVININLKGTFNCIKHVYRTMMKQKYGRIINMSSVVGIEGNAGQVNYAASKAGVIGITKSIAKELGSRGITANAIAPGFIKTDMTDALSDKAKEAMLDHITVKRLGEVSDIAETAAFLASDKASYITGQVIKVDGGMSL from the coding sequence ATGCTTAAGGATAAGGTAGCAGTGGTAACAGGTGCCGGAAGAGGTATTGGACGTGAGATAGCAAAGACATTTGCCGGATATGGCGCAAAGGTAGTAGTAAACTTCAACGGCTCAGAGGAGCGTGCAAACAGCCTGGTTGAGGAGATCAAGGCAGAAGGCGGAGAGGCAGTGGCTTTCAAGGCAAATGTGGCAGATTTCGCTGAGGCTGAGGCTCTCATGAAGTTTGCAGTCACTACATATGGAAGAATAGACATTCTCGTGAACAATGCGGGAATCACAAGAGACAACCTTGTGCTTGGCATGAAGGAGGCTGATTTCGATGATGTTATCAATATCAATCTCAAGGGTACATTCAACTGTATCAAGCATGTGTACAGAACCATGATGAAGCAGAAGTATGGACGTATCATCAACATGTCATCAGTAGTCGGAATAGAGGGAAATGCAGGTCAGGTGAATTATGCAGCGTCAAAGGCAGGCGTGATCGGCATCACCAAGTCTATAGCAAAGGAGCTTGGAAGCCGTGGAATCACAGCAAATGCCATAGCACCAGGATTTATCAAGACAGACATGACAGATGCACTCTCAGACAAGGCAAAGGAGGCTATGCTTGACCATATCACAGTCAAGAGACTCGGTGAGGTTTCAGATATCGCTGAGACAGCGGCATTTTTGGCTTCAGACAAGGCATCATACATAACAGGCCAGGTCATAAAGGTCGATGGCGGCATGAGTCTGTAA
- the atpG gene encoding ATP synthase F1 subunit gamma, which translates to MANTKEIQNRIKSIKDTQKITNAMYMISSSKLKKARTDLENTEPYFYTLQVALARMLRHVPEMEHLYFDSREGIKEEDRRRGYLVITADKGMAGAYNHNVIKIAEQELAAHPNSELYVVGQVGRHYFAKKGVPIDIHFQYTAQNPSLHRARVIADKMLENYENGDIDEVYIIYTNMKSSVVVEPQMIQLLPMKRTDFAGVPADVFHEEITMEPSPKAVLDRIVPNCVMGYIYGALVESFCSEQNSRMMAMDSATKSAKEMLDDLNIKYNRARQAAITQEITEIAGGARAQKDRS; encoded by the coding sequence TTGGCAAATACCAAAGAAATCCAGAATAGAATAAAGAGTATCAAGGATACTCAGAAGATCACCAATGCAATGTATATGATCTCATCTTCCAAGCTGAAAAAGGCCAGGACAGATCTTGAGAATACGGAGCCGTATTTCTACACACTTCAGGTTGCCCTTGCCAGAATGCTCAGACATGTTCCTGAGATGGAGCACTTGTACTTCGACAGTAGAGAGGGAATCAAGGAAGAGGACAGAAGACGTGGATATCTTGTGATCACCGCCGATAAAGGTATGGCAGGAGCTTACAACCACAATGTAATCAAAATAGCTGAGCAGGAGCTTGCAGCCCACCCGAACAGTGAGCTGTATGTAGTCGGCCAGGTTGGAAGACACTACTTCGCCAAGAAGGGAGTGCCTATAGATATACATTTCCAGTATACAGCGCAGAATCCTAGTCTTCACAGAGCCAGAGTCATAGCGGACAAGATGCTTGAAAACTATGAGAACGGCGATATAGATGAAGTATACATCATATATACCAACATGAAGAGCAGTGTGGTCGTGGAGCCACAGATGATACAGCTTCTCCCTATGAAGAGAACTGACTTCGCAGGCGTTCCTGCGGATGTGTTCCACGAGGAGATCACCATGGAGCCTTCACCTAAGGCGGTGCTTGACCGAATCGTGCCAAACTGCGTCATGGGATATATATACGGTGCTTTGGTAGAGTCCTTCTGCAGTGAGCAGAACAGCCGAATGATGGCGATGGACTCAGCCACAAAGAGTGCCAAGGAGATGCTAGATGATCTCAATATCAAATACAACAGAGCAAGGCAGGCAGCCATAACCCAGGAGATCACCGAGATCGCCGGTGGCGCCAGAGCTCAAAAAGATAGAAGTTAA
- a CDS encoding glycoside hydrolase family 3 protein — protein MKRIFAVLAMLVCVIGGITGILLLGNDEGDDVSTKKVQDAAGGDHGITEISSKESVNTEKKPVDTTETTEDAVSELVDKTMAEMSLHDKVCQMMFVTPEGLTGTDDVMVAGDATKQALQAYPVGGIIYFANNFDNVDQTRDMISNTQSYSKIGLFIATDEEGGRVNRIMDTLGTTYIGPMYDYKDDGPDAAFENAKTIASDMSALGFNLDFAPVADVWSNPDNTVIGDRAYSDDYAQAAELVGSAVKGFQDGGVICTLKHFPGHGDTAEDSHYSSAYVNRTKAQIMADEMQPFRTGIDAGAELVMVGHLIVPDIDELPSTLSYKIATEMLRGDMKFDGVAITDSMEMESIADNYGVADSAVMAVQAGMDMLLQPADLAVAVNAIVTAVQNGDITEPRIDESVRRILTLKAERGLLE, from the coding sequence ATGAAAAGGATATTTGCTGTATTGGCGATGCTAGTGTGTGTAATAGGTGGAATAACTGGAATATTACTTTTAGGAAACGATGAAGGAGATGATGTTTCGACTAAAAAGGTACAGGACGCAGCCGGCGGAGATCATGGGATTACAGAAATAAGTTCCAAAGAAAGTGTAAATACTGAAAAAAAGCCAGTCGATACGACAGAGACCACAGAGGATGCTGTTTCTGAGCTGGTCGATAAAACCATGGCGGAGATGAGTCTTCACGACAAGGTGTGTCAGATGATGTTTGTCACACCTGAAGGACTGACAGGTACAGATGATGTCATGGTGGCTGGTGACGCTACAAAACAGGCACTCCAGGCTTACCCTGTTGGGGGAATAATTTACTTTGCCAACAACTTTGACAATGTGGATCAGACCAGGGATATGATATCCAACACACAAAGCTACAGTAAGATAGGTTTGTTTATTGCGACCGATGAAGAGGGCGGCAGAGTAAACCGGATTATGGATACACTGGGGACTACGTATATAGGCCCCATGTATGATTACAAGGATGATGGACCGGATGCTGCATTTGAAAATGCAAAAACCATAGCATCAGATATGTCAGCACTCGGGTTCAACCTGGACTTTGCGCCGGTTGCCGATGTGTGGTCAAACCCGGACAACACGGTGATCGGAGACCGAGCATACAGTGATGACTATGCCCAGGCTGCAGAGCTTGTCGGAAGTGCGGTGAAGGGATTTCAAGATGGAGGCGTGATATGCACTCTCAAGCATTTTCCGGGACATGGAGACACTGCGGAGGATTCACACTACAGCAGCGCGTATGTCAACAGGACAAAGGCACAGATAATGGCGGATGAGATGCAGCCGTTTAGGACCGGGATCGATGCGGGGGCAGAACTGGTCATGGTCGGTCATCTTATAGTTCCTGATATAGATGAGCTTCCGTCTACACTGTCGTATAAGATAGCCACGGAAATGCTCCGCGGAGATATGAAATTTGACGGCGTAGCCATAACGGATTCCATGGAGATGGAGTCCATTGCAGACAATTATGGTGTGGCGGACTCGGCAGTCATGGCAGTTCAGGCCGGAATGGATATGCTGCTTCAGCCCGCGGATCTTGCGGTTGCAGTCAATGCCATCGTGACAGCAGTTCAAAATGGCGATATCACAGAGCCCCGTATCGATGAGAGCGTCCGGCGGATACTCACTCTCAAGGCTGAGCGGGGGCTTCTGGAGTAG
- a CDS encoding F0F1 ATP synthase subunit A, with amino-acid sequence MPIFGGIPVTESVVVTWIIMAVLVLLSIILVRNLKVENPGKKQLVLETIITTFNNLFKGVIGEAGMKYVPYLITVILYIGMANIMGVFGFKPPTKDLNVTASLAIMSIVLVQVAGIRGKGTKGWVKSFAEPVAIVAPLNVLELVIKPLSLCMRLFGNVLGAFVIMKLIEAVVPLIVPIPLSLYFDFFDGFLQAFVFTFLTTLYMQEAME; translated from the coding sequence ATACCAATATTTGGTGGGATACCGGTAACAGAGTCCGTGGTGGTAACATGGATCATTATGGCGGTACTTGTGTTGTTATCTATCATACTTGTAAGGAATCTCAAGGTTGAGAACCCTGGCAAGAAACAGCTTGTGCTGGAGACCATAATAACGACCTTTAACAATCTGTTCAAAGGTGTTATCGGAGAGGCTGGAATGAAGTATGTTCCATATCTGATAACGGTTATTCTGTACATTGGTATGGCCAACATCATGGGTGTGTTTGGATTTAAACCACCGACAAAGGATTTGAATGTGACAGCCTCGCTTGCCATCATGAGTATAGTTCTCGTGCAGGTGGCAGGAATAAGAGGAAAGGGAACAAAGGGCTGGGTCAAGAGCTTTGCAGAGCCGGTAGCAATAGTTGCACCGCTTAATGTGCTTGAGCTTGTCATCAAGCCGCTGTCGCTGTGTATGCGACTATTTGGTAATGTTCTCGGAGCATTCGTCATTATGAAACTGATAGAGGCAGTAGTTCCACTCATTGTCCCTATCCCACTCAGCCTGTATTTTGATTTCTTTGATGGATTCTTGCAGGCATTTGTATTTACTTTCCTGACTACGCTTTACATGCAGGAAGCGATGGAGTAA
- the fabD gene encoding ACP S-malonyltransferase, which translates to MGKTAVIFPGQGAQYVGMAKDFYDNFEDSKKVFDEADEVLDIELKKTCFEENDDINKTEYTQPAMVAAEVAIYEHLKNAGLKADVFAGLSLGEYSALVAAGAMTLADGIKTVRRRGILMQNEVPLGMGGMAAVIAMDADKIAEICENTPGKVQIANYNCPGQIVISGEAEAVKAASAALAEAGAKRVIPLNVSGPFHSQMLVPAGEKLYDFLQDIKIADDFAPYYCNADAEKITDAAKVKELLKRQVYSSVRWQQTIENMIADGVDTFIEVGPGKTLTGFMKKINREVKSINIATVDDLAKLEELNA; encoded by the coding sequence ATGGGTAAGACAGCAGTTATATTCCCAGGCCAGGGCGCACAGTATGTGGGCATGGCAAAGGATTTTTATGACAACTTTGAGGACAGCAAGAAGGTATTTGACGAGGCGGATGAGGTTCTGGATATAGAGCTCAAGAAGACATGTTTCGAGGAGAATGACGACATCAACAAGACAGAGTACACACAGCCGGCTATGGTTGCAGCGGAGGTTGCCATATATGAGCACCTGAAGAACGCAGGCCTCAAGGCTGATGTATTTGCGGGACTCTCACTCGGAGAGTACAGCGCGCTTGTTGCAGCAGGAGCGATGACTCTCGCTGACGGAATCAAGACAGTTAGAAGAAGAGGTATCCTCATGCAGAACGAAGTACCTCTTGGAATGGGTGGAATGGCAGCAGTCATAGCTATGGACGCTGACAAGATCGCTGAGATATGTGAGAACACACCTGGCAAGGTACAGATAGCAAACTACAACTGTCCTGGACAGATAGTTATCTCAGGTGAGGCAGAGGCTGTTAAGGCTGCATCAGCAGCACTTGCTGAGGCTGGAGCCAAGAGAGTTATCCCACTCAACGTAAGCGGTCCATTCCACTCACAGATGCTTGTCCCAGCAGGTGAGAAGCTTTACGACTTCCTTCAGGATATCAAAATAGCAGATGATTTTGCACCTTACTACTGCAACGCAGATGCGGAGAAAATCACAGACGCAGCAAAGGTTAAGGAGCTCCTGAAGAGACAGGTGTACTCATCAGTAAGATGGCAGCAGACAATAGAGAACATGATAGCTGACGGCGTTGACACATTTATCGAGGTTGGTCCGGGCAAGACTCTCACAGGCTTCATGAAGAAGATCAACAGAGAGGTAAAGAGTATAAATATTGCAACTGTAGACGATTTAGCGAAATTGGAGGAACTGAATGCTTAA
- the acpP gene encoding acyl carrier protein encodes MFDKVKAIFEEQLGVSQDEMKLETNFKDDLGVDSLDLYEIVMKLEDEFDVEIPAEELDDVATFEDVLNYLKSKGVEE; translated from the coding sequence ATGTTTGATAAGGTTAAGGCAATATTCGAGGAGCAGTTAGGAGTTTCACAGGACGAGATGAAGCTTGAGACAAACTTCAAGGATGATCTTGGTGTAGATTCACTTGATCTGTATGAGATCGTTATGAAGCTTGAGGACGAGTTCGATGTTGAGATCCCTGCTGAGGAGCTCGATGATGTAGCTACATTTGAGGATGTACTTAACTACCTTAAGAGCAAGGGTGTTGAGGAGTAA
- the atpH gene encoding ATP synthase F1 subunit delta: MTQKAINYGIVLYQLGISQDMVEEIKALVDENLELADALASPVVEHAEKRKVIDRVFDRFGSKELVNFMKTLCDNDGFDMINDIFDEYEKYAREQQDILSATLYYVTPPTDKQKAGIEDFLMKEYGSKAVQLSMVEKKELIGGFVIRTGDREYDRSILGRYKSLRQKLVMR; encoded by the coding sequence GTGACGCAGAAGGCAATTAATTACGGAATTGTCCTCTATCAGCTTGGAATCAGTCAGGACATGGTGGAGGAGATAAAAGCGCTGGTGGATGAAAATCTGGAGTTGGCAGATGCGCTGGCAAGTCCGGTGGTAGAGCATGCAGAAAAGCGCAAAGTCATTGACAGAGTATTTGACAGATTTGGCAGTAAGGAACTTGTCAATTTTATGAAAACTCTGTGTGACAATGATGGATTTGACATGATAAATGATATATTTGACGAGTATGAGAAGTATGCCAGAGAGCAGCAGGATATCCTTTCGGCAACTCTCTATTATGTCACACCGCCAACTGATAAGCAGAAAGCAGGTATCGAGGACTTCCTTATGAAAGAGTATGGAAGCAAGGCGGTACAGCTTTCCATGGTGGAGAAAAAAGAATTGATAGGTGGATTTGTCATAAGAACGGGAGACCGTGAGTACGACAGAAGCATTCTGGGCAGGTACAAATCCCTTAGACAGAAACTGGTTATGAGGTGA